The following coding sequences lie in one bacterium genomic window:
- the hisI gene encoding phosphoribosyl-AMP cyclohydrolase yields the protein MEILDKIKFDDKGLVPAIVQDNLNGHVLMMAYMNRESLKKTIETGLATYWSRSRQKFWVKGETSGHLQYVREILVDCDADTLLLKVDQTGVACHEGHRSCFFRKMIGQGEALEVISPPAKCKNDIYGIKQEER from the coding sequence ATGGAAATTCTAGATAAGATAAAGTTTGATGATAAAGGACTTGTCCCTGCGATTGTTCAAGACAATCTAAACGGACATGTGCTTATGATGGCCTATATGAACCGAGAATCACTTAAAAAAACGATTGAAACTGGCCTAGCGACCTATTGGAGCCGTTCTCGGCAGAAGTTCTGGGTCAAAGGCGAAACATCAGGGCATCTTCAATATGTAAGAGAAATCCTAGTTGACTGTGACGCGGATACTCTTTTATTAAAAGTGGACCAGACAGGCGTAGCTTGTCACGAGGGTCACCGATCTTGCTTCTTCCGAAAAATGATCGGTCAGGGAGAAGCACTTGAGGTTATATCACCGCCAGCTAAGTGTAAAAACGATATATACGGTATAAAACAAGAAGAGCGCTAA
- the hisF gene encoding imidazole glycerol phosphate synthase subunit HisF produces the protein MLAKRIIPCLDVRNGRVVKGVNFVNLRDAGDPVELGALYDAQGADELVFLDITASHEQRDIVAVMAARVAETVFIPFTVGGGIRTVEDFRRILKAGADKISINTAAVETPELISEAAEKFGSQCVVVAVDPKCVGTKPDGSPRWEVFVHGGRTPTGLDAIEWVSKVESLGAGEILLTSMDRDGTQIGYDIPLTKAVAEAVNIPVIASGGAGTPEHLYQAVTTAKADAALIASIVHDGNYTVQQLKDYMSERGVIVRRNYGNSR, from the coding sequence ATGCTAGCGAAACGAATTATTCCATGTCTTGATGTAAGAAACGGGCGCGTTGTGAAGGGGGTCAATTTTGTCAACCTTCGCGATGCAGGCGACCCTGTTGAACTTGGCGCGCTCTATGATGCTCAAGGCGCGGATGAACTGGTATTTCTCGACATCACCGCCAGCCATGAGCAGCGCGATATCGTTGCTGTAATGGCTGCACGGGTAGCTGAAACAGTGTTTATTCCCTTCACAGTTGGAGGAGGAATCAGGACCGTCGAAGACTTCAGACGCATCTTGAAAGCAGGCGCTGACAAAATAAGCATCAATACTGCTGCGGTAGAAACCCCTGAGCTTATATCTGAGGCAGCAGAAAAATTCGGATCGCAATGTGTTGTCGTTGCAGTCGATCCCAAATGCGTAGGTACAAAACCGGATGGCTCACCGAGATGGGAAGTTTTCGTACACGGCGGAAGGACCCCTACCGGACTCGATGCCATTGAATGGGTTTCTAAAGTAGAATCATTAGGCGCAGGCGAAATCCTGCTCACAAGCATGGACCGCGACGGCACCCAAATCGGCTATGACATTCCTTTAACGAAAGCTGTAGCTGAAGCAGTAAATATTCCCGTCATCGCCTCTGGCGGCGCGGGTACACCTGAACATCTTTATCAGGCCGTCACTACAGCCAAAGCCGATGCGGCGCTTATCGCCAGCATCGTCCACGATGGCAACTACACCGTTCAGCAGTTAAAAGATTATATGTCGGAGCGTGGAGTAATCGTTAGGAGAAACTATGGAAATTCTAGATAA
- a CDS encoding cation:proton antiporter, whose product MESAHALLLLILIIAAAKIGGELAEHLKQPAVLGELLVGILLGFTPLRQAVTDPAILFIASIGVILLLFEVGLESELADFLKVGKSAFLVAVIGVVLPLVAGFAIVLAIHGNYQQALFIGAALTATSIGITTRILADIGKLETLEAKIIIGAAVIDDILGLLILAVVLQIVRFGSPDIVEISKAVVIAVLFLVAAIWIGIRYASLLTELIQKLKTRGVLVTIAFLFCLALALAAEKIGLAEIIGAFAAGLILATTEDRVKIHEQIRPVADIFVPVFFVIVGLQVDLRGLFNSNSPLIITIILSLSLIILAIITKLAAGLGAPWRGINRLAIGIGMVPRGEVGLIFASIGQREGIIAADLYGQLILVVFVTTLITPLLLKSVMKHS is encoded by the coding sequence ATGGAATCAGCTCATGCCCTTTTACTTCTTATATTGATAATCGCGGCAGCCAAAATCGGGGGCGAACTTGCCGAGCATCTTAAGCAACCGGCAGTTCTTGGTGAATTACTCGTTGGCATACTCTTAGGTTTTACTCCTCTACGTCAAGCAGTAACTGACCCAGCGATTTTATTCATTGCATCCATCGGCGTTATTTTGCTTTTGTTCGAGGTTGGGCTTGAAAGCGAATTGGCCGATTTTTTGAAGGTGGGCAAGTCTGCATTTCTTGTCGCTGTAATTGGGGTTGTTTTACCGCTTGTTGCGGGGTTTGCAATCGTGCTAGCCATACACGGTAATTATCAGCAGGCGCTTTTCATCGGGGCGGCTCTGACTGCCACAAGTATTGGAATTACTACAAGAATACTGGCTGATATCGGAAAATTGGAAACGCTGGAAGCCAAAATCATTATCGGCGCTGCGGTCATTGATGATATTTTAGGTCTTCTGATACTAGCAGTAGTGTTGCAGATTGTCAGATTTGGCAGCCCTGATATAGTTGAGATAAGCAAGGCGGTTGTCATAGCAGTCTTGTTCTTAGTAGCGGCAATATGGATTGGAATCCGGTATGCTTCTCTACTCACTGAACTGATCCAGAAGTTAAAAACCCGTGGCGTCCTTGTTACCATCGCCTTCCTATTTTGCTTAGCGCTAGCTCTTGCCGCTGAAAAGATTGGACTGGCAGAAATCATCGGAGCCTTTGCTGCCGGGCTAATCCTCGCAACAACTGAAGACCGTGTTAAGATTCACGAGCAAATCAGACCTGTTGCCGACATTTTCGTACCGGTATTTTTTGTCATCGTGGGATTGCAAGTCGACCTAAGAGGTTTATTTAATTCAAATTCACCGCTTATCATCACGATCATATTATCGCTAAGCCTTATCATTCTAGCCATTATCACCAAACTTGCCGCTGGGTTAGGCGCTCCTTGGCGAGGGATCAATCGCCTGGCAATCGGAATTGGAATGGTTCCACGGGGAGAAGTTGGCCTTATATTCGCCAGCATTGGCCAAAGGGAAGGCATCATTGCCGCTGACTTATATGGTCAGTTGATCTTAGTAGTCTTCGTTACTACCCTCATTACGCCCCTCTTACTTAAGTCCGTCATGAAGCATAGTTAG